From Aspergillus chevalieri M1 DNA, chromosome 4, nearly complete sequence, a single genomic window includes:
- a CDS encoding urease accessory protein UreG (COG:K,O;~EggNog:ENOG410PK35;~InterPro:IPR004400,IPR027417,IPR003495;~PFAM:PF02492;~go_function: GO:0003924 - GTPase activity [Evidence IEA];~go_function: GO:0016151 - nickel cation binding [Evidence IEA];~go_process: GO:0006807 - nitrogen compound metabolic process [Evidence IEA]), with translation MSHSHAHDNGISHSHSHDDPFNGHGHSHDILDGPGSYVNREMPLIEDRDWKDRAFTIGIGGPVGSGKTALMLALSRALRDEYNIAAVTNDIFTREDAEFLTRHKALPPSRIRAIETGGCPHAAVREDISANLLALQSLQKQFSTDLLLIESGGDNLAANYSRELADFIIYVIDVAGGDKVPRKGGPGITGSDLLVVNKIDLAEIVGADLSVMERDAAKMREGGPTVFAEVKNGKGMGAIVDLILSAWKGSGAYEVSLARWKEGAPRGSGSVDE, from the exons ATGTCCCACTCCCACGCCCACGACAACGGCATCTCCCACTCCCACTCCCACGATGACCCCTTCAACGGCCACGGCCACTCGCACGACATCCTCGACGGCCCGGGCTCGTATGTCAACCGCGAGATGCCGCTGATCGAGGACCGCGATTGGAAGGATAGAGCGTTTACCATTGGGATTGGAGG ACCCGTCGGATCAGGCAAAACAGCCCTGATGCTCGCACTCAGCCGTGCCCTGCGCGACGAGTATAACATCGCGGCTGTCACGAATGATATCTTCACCAG AGAAGACGCCGAATTCCTAACTCGCCACAAAGCCCTCCCCCCCAGCCGCATCCGCGCAATCGAAACAGGCGGCTGTCCGCATGCCGCCGTCCGCGAGGACATCTCTGCGAACCTATTGGCCTTGCAATCCCTCCAAAAACAATTCTCCACAGACCTGCTGCTTATCGAATCCGGCGGGGATAACCTCGCGGCCAACTACAGTCGTGAACTCGCTGATTTCATTATTTATGTGATTGATGTTGCTGGCGGTGATAAGGTTCCTAGGAAGGGAGGCCCGGGGATCACGGGGAGTGATTTGCTGGTTGTGAACAAGATTGATCTGGCGGAGATTGTGGGGGCGGATCTTTCTGTTATGGAGCGCGACGCGGCGAAGATGAGGGAAGGGGGGCCGACGGTTTTTGCGGAGGTGAAGAATGGGAAGGGGATGGGGGCTATTGTGGATTTGATTCTGAGTGCGTGGAAGGGGAGTGGTGCGTATGAGGTTAGTTTGGCGAGGTGGAAGGAGGGTGCGCCGAGGGGGTCGGGGAGTGTTGATGAGTAg
- a CDS encoding DUF4050 domain-containing protein (COG:S;~EggNog:ENOG410PSZ6;~InterPro:IPR025124;~PFAM:PF13259) yields MTSPETRDAAIREAKRYIRDIVRNDWCFEPSTSTTGPRFQTAWPISEREVKEWRPRDYEDSCSEFEPESDDGDAELERERESLGSGPEERRRRWRRAVEEEMRWNEGLRTWMERRDAWSGARTRREISEREERLRDGGAGASVAVGDRAATGVGAATDADGSVLAAKTEEALTLTGSDAQEDKPQQPTESNITESDPLPEDDHQHHEIPSPDPSSTPYSIADESYIPIVPSILSETNPIRASITPSMYPSIYSKVIVQSLTPTVPINLADVTKAMVQGWKADGQWPPKPTTTNIVLQDDATVKKKDDGEKETKKKGGVASAVRKVLHFSGFHPHHHPFHRRGSSHGNGHHHEHGGSPGPSNEGR; encoded by the coding sequence ATGACAAGCCCCGAAACTCGCGACGCCGCGATCCGCGAAGCAAAGCGCTACATTCGCGACATCGTCCGCAACGACTGGTGCTTCGAGCCCTCGACGTCAACCACAGGCCCACGCTTCCAAACCGCCTGGCCGATCTCCGAGCGCGAAGTTAAGGAATGGCGGCCGCGCGACTATGAAGACTCGTGCTCTGAGTTCGAGCCGGAGAGCGATGATGGGGATGCAGAgctggagagggagagggagagttTGGGGTCTGGGCCGGAGgagcggaggaggaggtggaggagggcggtggaggaggagatgCGGTGGAATGAAGGGTTGAGGACCTGGATGGAAAGACGGGATGCGTGGTCGGGGGCTaggacgaggagggagatTAGCGAGAGGGAAGAGAGGTTACGGgatggtggtgctggtgctagTGTTGCGGTTGGGGATAGAGCTGCTACGGGCGTCGGTGCTGCGACGGATGCTGACGGTTCTGTGCTGGCGGCGAAGACGGAGGAGGCACTTACGCTCACTGGGAGTGATGCACAAGAAGATAAACCGCAACAACCCACCGAGTCGAATATCACAGAATCCGACCCTCTACCTGAAGACGACCACCAGCATCACGAAATCCCCTCCCCAGACCCTTCTTCGACGCCCTACTCCATCGCCGACGAATCCTACATCCCCATTGTCCCGTCCATTCTCTCTGAAACAAACCCCATCCGCGCCTCCATCACACCAAGCATGTACCCCTCCATCTACAGCAAAGTCATCGTGCAATCCCTCACGCCCACAGTCCCCATCAACCTCGCCGATGTGACAAAAGCCATGGTACAAGGCTGGAAAGCAGACGGGCAGTGGCCGCCGaaacccaccaccaccaatatTGTTCTGCAAGACGATGCGAcggtgaagaagaaggacgatggtgagaaagagacaaagaagaaagggggTGTTGCGAGTGCTGTGCGCAAGGTACTGCATTTCTCAGGATTCCATCCGCATCATCATCCGTTCCATCGGAGGGGTTCGAGtcatgggaatgggcatCATCATGAGCATGGGGGGAGTCCAGGGCCATCGAATGAGGGGAGATAA
- a CDS encoding glycosyltransferase family 1 protein (COG:C,G;~EggNog:ENOG410PFEC;~InterPro:IPR002213;~TransMembrane:1 (n11-18c23/24o502-522i);~go_function: GO:0008194 - UDP-glycosyltransferase activity [Evidence IEA]), whose product MDQSIHPPRKILLVVTTGGFTHAAPVLEIGRALASRGHTIEFATLEGQEDWIRDKGKYDFVTKVYLLGPGPTDEQLEAHYRRSQAWDISKGLGASMESKYMFDSFWPQTYHGLKRMMNNPMTRPSMMIADFFVDAVKDIHVEYRLPIAVVWPNMPFLMLPCPYIPGQPGFQLEGTLTSETASMWLRIKNELVVVMGLRAIMKWMNWTKRMRRANGVYNPPHHLEKPDYLVLVNSFFGIEIPRDLPPTCAAVGPLLSPTFTPLNESYQAFLDTHQSVLYISLGTHVIVSHQDAVKIMDGVARLMQEQLIDGVIWAIGKNSRQDLDVNYTFQIKGSNIQSSELMNNKHSDWLFPFFAPQRAILDHDSTKLYFTHGGGSSANEALYHGKPCISMGFFFDQIANTTRLVAAGVAESLNKFHFTSDELYTKAKQILHSDGDGHYQRNVLRMKRIARIAAKRRNYAADLIEELMYDNELRLDDDGKELRPMHLQTADMRMPAYKAKNWDLYAVSALGGLAFVGSIWFAGRLAWMSRTSAFEGLKSVFM is encoded by the coding sequence ATGGACCAGTCAATACACCCACCTCGGAAAATCCTCCTTGTCGTGACAACAGGAGGATTCACCCATGCAGCCCCCGTGCTCGAAATCGGTAGAGCGTTAGCATCGCGCGGCCACACCATCGAATTCGCAACGCTAGAGGGCCAGGAGGACTGGATCAGGGACAAGGGGAAGTATGACTTCGTCACAAAAGTATATCTCCTAGGCCCTGGCCCGACAGACGAGCAACTAGAAGCGCACTACCGCCGCTCACAAGCATGGGATATCTCCAAGGGACTCGGGGCGTCGATGGAGTCCAAGTACATGTTTGACTCGTTCTGGCCGCAGACTTACCACGGTCtcaagaggatgatgaataATCCAATGACTAGGCCCAGTATGATGATTGCGGATTTCTTCGTCGACGCTGTCAAGGACATCCACGTCGAGTATCGGTTGCCCATTGCAGTGGTGTGGCCTAACATGCCCTTCCTCATGCTACCCTGTCCCTACATTCCCGGCCAGCCGGGCTTTCAGCTTGAAGGCACGCTTACCTCCGAGACGGCGTCTATGTGGCTGCGCATCAAGAACGAATTGGTCGTGGTGATGGGGCTGAGGGCTATAATGAAGTGGATGAACTGGACTAAGCGGATGCGTCGGGCAAACGGTGTCTATAATCCTCCACATCATCTTGAGAAGCCGGATTATCTGGTCTTGGTGAATTCGTTTTTTGGGATTGAGATTCCGCGCGATTTGCCGCCTACGTGTGCAGCGGTGGGACCGCTTCTAAGCCCTACGTTTACGCCGTTGAATGAGAGTTATCAGGCATTTCTGGATACACATCAGTCGGTTCTGTATATCTCGCTGGGCACACATGTCATTGTGTCTCATCAGGATGCTGTTAAGATCATGGACGGCGTTGCGCGTCTAATGCAAGAGCAGCTAATCGACGGAGTCATTTGGGCTATTGGCAAGAACAGCCGGCAGGATCTTGACGTGAACTATACGTTCCAAATTAAGGGCAGCAATATCCAATCGAGTGAACTGATGAATAACAAGCACTCCGACTggctcttccccttcttcgcCCCCCAGCGCGCCATCCTAGACCACGACTCCACCAAACTCTACTTCACCCACGGCGGCGGCTCCAGCGCCAACGAAGCCCTTTACCATGGAAAACCATGTATCTCcatgggcttcttcttcgaccAGATCGCAAACACCACCCGACTAGTCGCAGCCGGTGTCGCGGAATCATTAAACAAGTTTCACTTTACTTCTGATGAATTGTACACCAAGGCAAAACAGATCCTCCATTCCGACGGCGATGGACATTACCAGCGCAATGTTCTACGCATGAAACGCATCGCACGCATTGCCGCAAAGCGCAGAAACTATGCAGCAGACCTGATCGAAGAGCTCATGTATGATAATGAACTACGTCTTGATGATGACGGAAAGGAATTGCGACCTATGCATCTGCAGACTGCTGATATGCGCATGCCGGCGTATAAGGCTAAGAACTGGGATTTGTATGCGGTTAGCGCGCTGGGAGGGCTGGCATTTGTGGGCTCGATTTGGTTTGCAGGGAGATTGGCATGGATGTCTCGTACGagtgcttttgagggtttAAAGAGTGTTTTCATGTAG
- the UTP7 gene encoding WDR46/Utp7 family protein (BUSCO:EOG09261UMG;~COG:A;~EggNog:ENOG410PHNQ;~InterPro:IPR036322,IPR015943,IPR040315,IPR019775, IPR001680,IPR012952,IPR017986;~PFAM:PF08149;~go_function: GO:0005515 - protein binding [Evidence IEA]), with the protein MADAKALTPAETREEKKRIAEAQKTYGRGKAVQTRTIKNQKLKRNLRAVEDKVKDATLKAKDAEILLEHEAGFLEPEGELERTYKVRQDEIRENVGIETAKKGFELKLEDLGPYRADYSRNGRDLLLAGRKGHVATMDWRNGRLGCELQLNETVRDAKWLHNNQYFAVAQKRNVYIYDHKGVELHCLNKHLEPLFLEFLPYHFLLASAQMSGFLKYTDTSTGQMVAELPTRLGSPTALAQNPHNAILHLGHQNGTVTLWSPNSQTALVKALVHRGPVRSLAMDRQGRYMVSTGQDQKMNVWDIRMFREVHSYSCYQPGSSVAISDRGLTAVGWGTQVSVWRGLFDAAEADQGKVQSPYMAWGGDGQRIENMRWCPYEDVLGVTHDKGFASLLVPGAGEPNFDALEANPYENTHQRQEAEVHALLNKLQPDMISLDPSFIGKLDTISNQKNQEERQARDPDYKAPDPMEKIKNRGRGRNSALRKYLRKKGRSNVIDERRLKAEQLRKEHAARHKDKVRAEREELGPALGRFAKREL; encoded by the exons ATGGCTGATGCAAAAGCCCTCACGCCGGCCGAAACCcgtgaagaaaagaaacgcATCGCCGAAGCGCAAAAGACCTACGGCCGCGGCAAAGCAGTCCAAACCCGAACAATCAAGAACCAAAAGCTCAAGCGCAACCTCAGAGCCGTCGAAGACAAGGTCAAGGATGCGACGCTAAAGGCCAAGGATGCAGAGATCCTGCTGGAACATGAAGCGGGTTTCCTCGAGCCCGAGGGAGAGCTGGAGCGGACGTACAAGGTTCGCCAGGACGAGATCCGAGAGAATGTTGGGATTGAGACGGCGAAGAAGGGATTCGAGCTGAAATTGGAGGATCTCGGGCCGTATCGAGCGGATTATAGTCGCAATGGGCGCGATTTGTTGCTGGCTGGGAGGAAAGGGCATGTTGCGACGATGGATTGGCGGAATGGCAGGTTGGGATGCGAGTTGCAGTTGAACGAGACTGTTCGGGATGCGAAGTGGCTTCATAATAATCAGTACTTTGCTGTCGCGCAGAAGAGGAACGTTTACATCTACGATCACAAGGGTGTTGAGCTGCACTGTCTCAACAAGCATCTCGAACCACTGTTCTTGGAATTCCTTCCCTACCACTTTCTTCTTGCAAGCGCG CAAATGAGCGGCTTTCTCAAATACACCGACACATCCACCGGCCAAATGGTCGCAGAACTCCCCACCCGCCTAGGCAGTCCAACAGCCCTCGCCCAAAACCCTCACAACGCAATCCTCCACCTCGGCCACCAAAACGGAACCGTAACCCTCTGGTCCCCCAACTCGCAAACCGCCCTCGTCAAAGCCCTCGTCCACCGCGGCCCCGTCCGCTCCCTCGCAATGGACCGCCAAGGCCGATACATGGTCTCCACAGGCCAGGACCAAAAGATGAACGTCTGGGACATCCGCATGTTCCGCGAAGTCCACTCCTACTCCTGCTACCAACCGGGCTCCTCCGTCGCCATCAGCGACCGCGGCCTCACAGCCGTCGGCTGGGGCACACAGGTCAGCGTCTGGCGGGGCCTTTTCGACGCCGCAGAGGCAGACCAAGGCAAGGTGCAAAGCCCCTACATGGCCTGGGGCGGCGACGGCCAACGCATCGAGAACATGCGCTGGTGCCCCTATGAAGACGTCCTGGGTGTCACGCACGACAAGGGCTTCGCCTCGCTCCTCGTCCCGGGAGCCGGAGAACCCAACTTCGACGCCCTCGAGGCAAACCCCTACGAAAACACGCACCAGCGCCAGGAGGCCGAAGTCCACGCGCTGCTCAACAAGCTCCAACCAGATATGATTTCGCTGGATCCCAGCTTCATCGGAAAACTCGACACCATCAGCAACCAGAAGAACCAGGAGGAACGACAGGCGCGGGACCCGGATTACAAGGCCCCCGATCCCATGGAGAAAATCAAGAACAGGGGTCGAGGCAGGAACAGTGCGCTGCGGAAGTACTTGCGCAAGAAGGGGCGGAGCAATGTCATCGACGAGCGGAGGCTCAAAGCGGAGCAGTTGCGCAAGGAACATGCTGCGAGGCACAAGGACAAGGTGCGCGCGGAGAGGGAGGAGTTGGGGCCTGCATTGGGGAGGTTTGCGAAGAGGGAGCTGTAG
- a CDS encoding LIM domain-binding protein (COG:S;~EggNog:ENOG410PNXR;~InterPro:IPR029005;~PFAM:PF01803), producing the protein MMMAQSFAAHQGMQQHPGLPPGHPMAHAQHPNAIHPGAGMVQQVHPGVSAPGGPQVSQAGPMMGAMPPGAGTAGPGGPVPNAHALSHLGPTQAHLFQQHQFPQNFANNPQLLQQHQQQQLLRQRMILHQQQQQQQQQQQQQQQQQQQHGALPVSLPNGTQNLNTAQIAAMQGNPAMRPVLQQMHLQQLPHGQPQMQTPQQQQLLALQAQQAQQAQAQQAGNAGQPGQPTPQQRAAAQPQNIHEAQSVTPQPPPGPAPHQGSSTPQSNPPQPSSQPPAPQAATSQAQPTPNPPHQQLPQSQQPMQQPQHTPQPQPQPHPQQGPQGPQGLQQGAQPTPAMTAQEAQLKAQQQQNLMLQQRMGMKSTTTLYLNAFAEQLSNFRSRDEAHDLLYWQEFVDRFYSPAGVLRQGVYNRQSGSKQFEISTPALARYYLTQFNSGIRHIQMLVEGVRETASPSGGHIVESAKTSFIYWFMNDSQLFTNGRLRAYFDANHKIEMLDIVVMNHTEYLPRPQLQALEQAEQQKQSPKVSKNTGKRGQQKQANTPSFTLPESMVTDHGVPIAVLSFLEVAETISQMQMLLHHSQQNPQMSATESLRNLVSTLQTQQTPNMGFMPTPMNPALQPGQPPRGPPLNGPAQFASPGMHPLGLPGAQGSPHITGSAHASPAPSHLAAPGMIPQGQVQPNAHSASASPNVSNKRRRQSTIKVEGDDSGGAPEVNGTGPQGGAKVKASPRVTKKQKGGA; encoded by the exons ATGATGATGGCGCAGTCATTCGCTGCCCATCAAGGCATGCAGCAACATCCTGGTCTGCCTCCTGGTCATCCGATGGCCCACGCTCAACATCCAAATGCTATTCACCCCGGCGCCGGAATGGTCCAACAGGTACACCCCGGTGTGTCGGCACCCGGAGGACCCCAAGTCAGTCAGGCTGGCCCGATGATGGGCGCCATGCCTCCAGGTGCTGGGACGGCTGGTCCTGGGGGTCCCGTACCAAATGCTCATGCTCTCTCTCACTTGGGCCCGACCCAAGCGCATCTCTTCCAGCAGCATCAATTCCCGCAGAACT TCGCGAACAACCCCCAATTACtgcaacaacaccaacagcagcaatTGCTCCGGCAAAGAATGATCCttcatcagcagcagcagcagcagcaacaacaacagcagcagcagcagcagcagcagcagcagcacggAGCCCTCCCCGTTTCATTGCCCAATGGCACCCAAAACTTGAACACGGCTCAAATTGCGGCCATGCAGGGAAATCCCGCGATGCGACCGGTCCTTCAACAGATGCACCTTCAGCAGTTGCCGCACGGACAGCCTCAGATGCAGAcaccgcagcagcaacaactaCTCGCCCTCCAAGCTCAACAGGCACAGCAAGCGCAAGCTCAGCAGGCGGGCAATGCTGGACAGCCCGGCCAGCCTACACCTCAACAACGTGCCGCAGCACAACCTCAAAATATCCACGAAGCACAAAGCGTCACCCCTCAGCCGCCACCAGGCCCGGCTCCTCACCAAGGGAGCAGCACGCCGCAGTCGAATCCGCCGCAACCTTCGTCTCAACCCCCGGCACCACAGGCGGCAACCTCCCAGGCGCAGCCGACTCCGAATCCGCCCCATCAGCAACTTCCACAATCCCAACAACCGATGCAGCAACCGCAACATACTCCGCAGCCACAGCCGCAACCGCATCCTCAACAAGGCCCACAAGGCCCACAAGGCCTGCAGCAGGGCGCGCAACCCACGCCGGCCATGACGGCACAGGAGGCTCAGCTCAAagcgcagcagcagcagaacctCATGTTACAGCAGCGCATGGGCATGAAGAGCACGACGACTTTATACCTTAACGCCTTTGCAGAACAGTTGAGTAACTTCAGG AGTCGGGATGAAGCTCATGACCTTCTGTATTGGCAAGAGTTCGTTGACCGGTTTTATTCGCCCGCGGGCGTTTTGCGACAGGGTGTTTACAACCGTCAATCGGGTTCCAAGCAATTCGAAATATCGACTCCCGCACTAGCACGCTACTACCTAACGCAATTCAACAGTGGTATCCGCCATATCCAGATGCTTGTCGAGGGTGTGCGGGAGACTGCATCCCCAAGCGGCGGCCATATTGTCGAAAGTGCAAAGACTTCGTTTATTTACTGGTTCATGAATGATTCACAG TTGTTCACAAACGGGCGGTTACGTGCATACTTTGATGCCAACCATAAAATCGAAATGTTGGATATTGTGGTTATGAATCATACGGAATATCTTCCTCGGCCTCAGTTGCAGGCATTGGAGCAGGCTgagcagcagaagcaaaGTCCCAAGGTGTCCAAGAACACAGGCAAACGCGGCCAGCAAAAGCAAGCAAATACGCCTTCTTTCACTTTGCCCGAGTCGATGGTGACTGATCACGGGGTCCCGATTGCAGTATTGAGTTTCCTGGAG GTCGCTGAGACCATCTCGCAAATGCAAATGTTGCTTCACCACTCCCAACAAAATCCTCAGATGTCTGCCACGGAGTCACTACGGAATCTCGTCAGCACCCTACAAACCCAACAGACTCCTAACATGGGCTTTATGCCAACGCCCATGAACCCAGCATTACAACCCGGGCAGCCCCCACGAGGACCCCCATTGAACGGACCGGCGCAATTTGCATCACCGGGAATGCATCCTCTAGGGTTGCCGGGTGCGCAAGGTTCGCCGCACATTACCGGATCGGCACACGCCAGCCCAGCCCCTAGTCACTTGGCCGCACCTGGCATGATCCCACAAGGGCAGGTTCAGCCGAACGCACACAGCGCCAGCGCAAGTCCCAACGTGAGCAACAAACGGCGGCGACAAAGTACAATCAAGGTCGAGGGAGATGATTCTGGGGGTGCACCCGAGGTCAACGGGACTGGCCCTCAAGGAGGAGCCAAGGTGAAGGCCAGTCCTCGAGTGaccaaaaagcaaaaaggcGGCGCATAG
- a CDS encoding ATP-binding protein (COG:O;~EggNog:ENOG410PFZ9;~InterPro:IPR041569,IPR003959,IPR027417,IPR003593;~PFAM:PF00004,PF17862;~go_function: GO:0005524 - ATP binding [Evidence IEA];~go_function: GO:0016887 - ATPase activity [Evidence IEA]) → MYSSMHQGKLLSSLARVRPCRFIARRRYPAVLASCSPARRFHISRNYLSSTPSDPTGGQNPVPENVANDVSTLNGFPEGNSETSNAAIPPTEAPGKKEPGPYGSGIRRALRNRKPGKEWTPPAAVIPDWFHERNTVIHKGEGQAGVQTTPQVFIDKTNTEKWAEDTQKSAQGGDGEGSQPGSDESPSENRYALSEALWEELCASARAGIRLPPAKYAKEPSAKKTHLVLHYPGNDGIVFLDAVVKRLAQELGTDLVTLNAQDIAQLCSEQDLADSGVTSPIRSLGYEVYRPSLSEAWQEDGDADDSDMMDTSGPSTNFRPSSGSPKFITIESSKDAGDIPLPNWLGLKSLVASISGPADTSGSSGAHPSGDRVEDRRLRLLHELLSLSYDKPAPKLSESKTPAEGSSEAPNHEPSRDIIVQVQDYGEIQGTREGSRFVSLLQQVIQERRKAGSRVLLVGTAAQDVGPDSQDASRLMQNAFDDHFSQMLVVTPATSSQEVEKTFTQDRKRRTLDINVRHMQDMLRTRLYEHASATKDDIFNTRAWPLDPTMIKDTGLEERYWSYGQIHWAATLALGSVKGEEAFGFEHIQRGLEIMQSTDRIKNAWLQERPPKTKTSDSSNDREKLLVSLRKTCNTHEKKLLNGVVDAKNIRTTFSDVHVQSEAIDALKTLTSLSLIRPEAFTYGVLSTDKIPGLLLYGPPGTGKTLLAKAVARESGATVLEVSGSDIYDMYVGEGEKNVKAIFTLAKKLSPCVVFIDEADAIFCSRTGSSSRTSHRELINQFLREWDGMNDLSAFIMVATNRPFDLDDAVLRRLPRRLLVDLPTEQDRLAILKIHLKDETLDSTVDLAELARRTPLYSGSDLKNLSVSAALACVREENDAAAQHQGPEPYQYPARRTLTWTHFERGMEEISASISEDMSSLSAIRKFDEQYGDRKGRRKKSPGWGFVPASGDEGGTDTARVRT, encoded by the coding sequence ATGTACTCGTCAATGCATCAAGGCAAGTTGCTTTCGTCACTTGCCCGTGTCCGTCCTTGTCGATTTATTGCCCGTCGTCGCTATCCGGCCGTCCTCGCGTCGTGTTCTCCTGCACGCCGATTTCATATCTCGAGGAATTATCTCTCTTCGACGCCGTCGGATCCTACTGGTGGGCAGAATCCGGTGCCGGAAAATGTTGCCAACGATGTTTCGACGCTCAATGGGTTTCCCGAGGGTAATAGCGAAACTTCGAACGCTGCGATACCGCCTACAGAGGCTCCGGGGAAGAAGGAGCCCGGGCCGTATGGATCGGGGATACGCAGGGCCTTGAGGAATAGGAAACCAGGGAAAGAATGGACGCCGCCGGCTGCTGTGATTCCCGATTGGTTTCATGAGCGGAATACGGTCATTCACAAGGGTGAAGGGCAGGCTGGGGTTCAGACAACACCACAGGTCTTTATAGACAAGACAAATACCGAGAAGTGGGCGGAGGACACCCAGAAGAGCGCGCAGGGTGGTGACGGAGAAGGAAGCCAGCCCGGATCTGATGAGTCCCCGTCGGAAAATCGGTATGCTCTGTCGGAAGCATTATGGGAGGAATTGTGCGCTTCCGCTAGGGCAGGAATACGGCTTCCGCCTGCAAAATACGCAAAGGAACCTTCTGCGAAGAAGACGCATTTGGTTCTTCACTACCCGGGTAACGATGGGATTGTCTTCCTGGATGCAGTGGTCAAAAGGCTAGCGCAGGAGTTGGGTACGGATCTGGTGACGCTCAATGCTCAGGATATTGCTCAGCTATGCAGTGAGCAGGATTTGGCAGACAGCGGCGTGACCTCGCCCATCAGATCACTTGGGTATGAAGTATATCGTCCGTCGCTTTCCGAGGCTTGGCAGGAGGATGGCGATGCCGACGATTCAGATATGATGGACACTTCGGGTCCATCGACAAACTTCAGACCCAGTTCAGGGAGTCCAAAATTCATCACCATTGAGAGCTCGAAAGATGCTGGCGATATTCCACTGCCGAACTGGCTCGGTTTGAAGTCCCTCGTGGCTTCAATTAGCGGCCCTGCGGACACTTCCGGTTCATCTGGAGCACATCCAAGCGGCGACCGGGTGGAGGACCGACGACTGCGGCTTCTCCATGAGCTCCTTTCCTTGTCATATGACAAGCCCGCTCCAAAACTGTCTGAATCGAAAACACCAGCGGAAGGCTCTTCTGAAGCCCCCAACCATGAACCATCTCGCGACATCATTGTGCAGGTTCAGGACTACGGCGAGATCCAAGGCACCCGGGAAGGTTCTCGATTTGTATCTCTACTGCAGCAGGTCATCCAAGAGCGGCGAAAAGCTGGATCGCGCGTACTGCTGGTTGGGACAGCAGCCCAGGACGTTGGTCCTGACTCGCAAGACGCGTCGAGGCTCATGCAGAATGCGTTCGATGACCACTTCTCCCAAATGCTCGTTGTCACGCCGGCCACGAGCTCGCAAGAGGTTGAAAAGACCTTTACGCAAGACCGTAAGCGGCGGACTTTGGACATTAACGTCCGGCATATGCAAGATATGCTTCGGACACGACTTTATGAACATGCATCGGCTACAAAGGACGACATTTTCAACACTCGCGCGTGGCCGTTAGATCCCACGATGATCAAGGACACCGGACTCGAAGAGCGGTATTGGTCGTATGGCCAAATACACTGGGCCGCCACGCTCGCGCTAGGAAGTGTCAAAGGGGAGGAAGCATTTGGTTTCGAACACATCCAACGTGGATTGGAGATAATGCAAAGCACAGACCGTATCAAGAACGCGTGGTTGCAAGAACGGCCGCCCAAAACGAAGACTTCAGACTCCAGTAACGACAGAGAAAAGTTATTAGTGTCGTTACGCAAGACCTGCAATACCCATGAAAAGAAACTTCTGAACGGTGTCGTGGACGCAAAGAACATCCGCACGACATTCTCGGATGTTCACGTCCAGTCCGAGGCAATCGATGCCTTGAAGACACTCACCTCGCTCTCCCTCATCCGCCCTGAAGCCTTCACATACGGTGTCTTGTCGACAGACAAGATCCCCGGCTTACTACTGTATGGACCCCCCGGTACCGGTAAAACCCTCCTGGCCAAGGCCGTGGCACGCGAAAGTGGCGCTACAGTCCTGGAGGTCAGCGGATCCGACATCTACGACATGTACgtcggagaaggagaaaagaacgTTAAAGCCATCTTCACATTAGCCAAGAAGCTAAGCCCGTGCGTGGTGTTCATCGACGAAGCAGACGCCATCTTCTGCTCCCGTACCGGCTCCAGCAGCCGCACCTCGCACCGCGAACTCATCAACCAGTTCCTACGCGAGTGGGACGGAATGAACGACCTCTCAGCCTTCATCATGGTCGCTACTAACAGACCCTTTGATCTAGACGATGCAGTCCTGCGTCGTCTCCCGCGACGGCTTCTCGTCGACCTCCCCACAGAACAAGACCGCCTGGCGATCCTCAAGATCCACCTCAAGGACGAAACCCTAGACTCAACAGTGGACCTCGCCGAACTGGCCCGTCGAACGCCCCTCTACTCCGGCTCCGACCTCAAGAACCTGTCTGTATCCGCAGCCTTGGCCTGCGTTCGCGAAGAAAACGACGCAGCAGCGCAACACCAGGGCCCAGAGCCTTATCAATATCCTGCCCGGCGGACACTCACCTGGACGCACTTCGAACGCGGTATGGAAGAAATCAGCGCATCCATCAGCGAAGACATGTCATCGCTCTCTGCGATCCGGAAATTCGACGAACAATACGGAGACCGCAAGGGCCGACGCAAGAAGAGTCCCGGATGGGGATTCGTGCCTGCGAGTGGTGACGAAGGAGGGACTGATACGGCGCGTGTGCGGACCTAG